The genomic stretch GAAAACTGTATGCTTTCTAAGATATTGAGCTCAACCTGATACAGTTCTTCCAGTGTCAGATTCGGATACAATTCCCTGCCATAATTTACCCAACCACCCATATTATCGCTGATCTGAGTAGTTGCAATCAATGTATCATTCTCAATTTCAAATGTATAATACTCGGTTGGTACCCATTCCTCATTTTCCCAGTAAAGTGTAGTAGCTTCTGTAATTTTTCCACCCACGACTGTGAATTCATCTTTATACCCAACAATCCATTCGTCACCTTCCCAATCTTCGTAAATCACTTCTGAAATAATACCCGTGGTGTAATCGTATGTATATCTTTCATAAAACTGCAACCCACCGGTCACAAAATCAATTTCCTGATGGGTTTCCTGTTTTAGCAAACCATTTTGATATTCCTTGGTTGTCAGTTCGTGTGTAACCCATTCTTCGTCATCAAGGCTGAGCACTTCCTGACTCACCATTTTGCCATTATCATAGTCCATCTCGATTTTTGTACCAGTAAACCAGACTCCTTCTGACATAAAAGAAACTTCAATTCCTGTTAATAAGTCGTTATCCGCTACTTTAAGCGATCTGGAATGATGTTGTGCTCTTGCAGTACGCTCAATAAACTTTTGAAAAGTTGATTTATCCTTATTCAAAGAGCTTGATATAGAATTTTGTGCTTGTGTAATAACACCAGATGAAGCCACAAGCAGGCATACTGTCATCCAGCATAATTTTGATTTCATAGTTTAAAGTATTAATTGTTTTAAGTTGCGATACACACAACTGATTTCGCCGGCTGGAAAAGCAGAGCCTGACTACATTTCAGGTGAGTTTTATCGACCAATATTACGACTAATTTTGAGAATAGTTATATGGCCATAAAAAAAATTATTGCCTTAAATCCTTTGTGAAAGGTCTAAAATAACGTACTTTTAGAATGGATTTACGATGATACTTAGACTTTTGAATTCATTCAGATTTTAGCTCTGATTTCTCCTATATCCGATAATTTTTAACCACATTTTGATACTATGAATATTTATATAGGAAACCTTAGTTATGATGTTTCCAGCGACCAACTCAGAGAAGTTTTTGAAGCTTATGGTGAAGTAAGTTCAGCCAAAGTTATTACCGACAGAGGTTCAGGCCGTTCAAAAGGTTTTGGATTTGTTGAGATGGATAACAAAGCTGAAGCTGAAGCCGCTATCGAACAACTCGACGGTGCCGAAATTGACGGTCGCCCTGTAAAGGTAAATGAAGCCAAACCCCGCAACTAATACTTCGGGTTATAAAATTTTCAGCCCCCGCTCATGTATATGATCGGGGGCTTTTTTATTAATTTTTTTCTACGGATCCATTTTTTGAAGTAACTTTTTTGATCCGGATCAGTACATAACTAAGTCATTTAAATTCAACTAACTTAGGGAGCTATTACTATGATTATGACCACCACCAATCACCTGGACAGAAAAGAAGTACAAAAATATCTGGGTATTGTAACGGGAGAAGCCATTTTGGGAGCAAATATCTTTAAGGACTTCTTTGCCGGTATCAGGGATATCGTTGGCGGACGTTCCGGTGCTTACGAAAAAGAACTGCAGCAAGCACGTAAACTGGCTTTCGAAGAAATGGAATTAAAAGCCAACAGTGTAGGTGCTAACGCCATAATCGGCATCGACATTGATTATGAGACCATCGGAGCAAATGGAAGTATGCTCATGGTTTCCGTAAGCGGAACAGCTGTTTCTGCTGAATAAGTATAATTAGATAAAAAATTGTAGAGACACGAGGTTTTGTGTCTCTACAATAATCATATAGACCTTATCCAAACATGTCTTTCATTTTTGAGAAGAAATTCTTCTCACTTCCATCCAGGTTGGACGGATCAAAATTTTCGGACCCTTTAAACGATTTCATCGCCTCTTTCTGCTTGTCGTCTAGTTCTTCTGGCATATATACGTTCAGTCTAACGTACTGATCTCCATCACCAGAATTGTTCAAGCCCTTAATTCCCCGGCCACGCATTCGGAGCATTTTACCTGGCTGAGTTCCGGGATCAATTTTTAGTTTTGCTTTACCTTTAAGCGTCGGAACTTCCACCTCTGTTCCAAGCACAGCATCAGGAATACTCAGGGTTAGATTGTAATAGATATTATTACCGTCACGGTCAAAGTGCTCGTGTTCTTTTTCTTCAATCAAAACGATTAAAGCACCGGCAGAACCACCTCGTCGGCCAGCATTACCTTGCCCCCTTAGAGTAATGTAATTGCCATTAGATACACCGGATGGGATGTTAACCTTAATGGTTTCTTCGCCTTTCACACGGCCTTCACCACTGCATTTCTTACATTTATTCTTGATAATCCGGCCTTCACCATTACAGTTTGGACATGCCTGAACATTCACCATTTGACCGAGCATAGTTCGGGTTACCTGGCGAACTTCACCCATTCCATTACAGGTGCCACAGGTTTCAAAATCTGAATTAGTCTCGGCCCCGGTACCATTACACTCATCGCATTTAATCTGCTTTTTGATTTTGAGCTTTTTTTCTGCTCCAAATGCAATCTCTTCAAGGGTAAGAGGCATTCGGATTTTCATATCTGAACCTGGCTGCCCAGGTTCTTTTCTTCCACGTGATCGGCCTCGTCGGCCTCCCCCGCCTCCAAAGGCTTCTTCACCAAAGAATCCGCTTCCAAAGATATCCCCAAAGCGGCTGAAAATGTCTTCGAAGCCCATATTATCAAAGTCGGCTCCGCCTCCAAATCCGCCCTGGCCATTTACTCCCTGATGGCCAAACTGATCATATCTGGCTCGCTTGTCAGAATCTTTGAGCACTTCGTATGCTTCAGATGCTTCCTTAAATTTTTTCTCTGCTTCTTTATCCCCCTTATTGCGATCGGGATGGTACTTCATAGCCATTTTCCGGTAGGCTTTCTTTATATCGGCCTCCGAAGCACCTTTATCAACTCCAAGTATTTCGTAATAATCTCTTTGGGTAGACATATTTTACTCGCTTACAATTACTTTAGCATGACGAATTGTTCGATTGCCGATTTTGTAGCCACTGTCCAGAACTTGAAGCACTACATCACTTCCGGTTTCCTCATCAGGAGCCGGTTGCTTCATCATGGCATCGTGAATATTTACATCGAAAGGAACGCCTGTTTCATTTATTCGCTCGACGCCGTGCTTTTCCAGCACTTTCTCAAATTTGTCAGCAACCATTTTCACTCCTTCGAGAAAACTATCCTCAATCTCAGATTCTTCCGCTGCTTTAAGTGTGCGAAGCAAATCATCACTTATGGGCATAAAATCTTCAAGAGCGCCGGCTTTAACCTCTTCAAATAGCTGTACACGTTCGCGCTGAACTCGTTTACGGACGTTTTCTAACTCAGCTGCCTTTCGAAGCAAACCATCTTTAGTGTTAGCCAGCTCTTTTTCCAGCTCTTCTATTCTGGCTTCTTGTTCATCCTTAGCTGATTTTTGCTCCTCAGATTCGGTTGCTGTAGCTTCTTCTTTTTCTTGCACGTTTTCAGTAATCTCTTCCTGAGTCGAGATATCCTCTTCTGAAATTTTTTCTTTGCTCATCTACCTTTCGTAAGTGTTATTGCTTAAAATTTGCTTTATTTATGCTGTTTAGAGCAAATAGTATGCCATGAATCTCTCCACTCTTTTAAAGTGACAAAGTTACTTCATTCTGACATCTCATTAAGAAACTGGCATAAAAAAGCCCCCGCTCATGTATATGAGCGGGGGCTTCAAAGTTCTGTTAGCAGTCGTTTAGTTCAGGAATTCATCAAATGTCAATGAGACATAATAGATGGCACCCAAACTTGGTCCGCCGTAGTTCAGAATATGTCGGTTGTTGGTGATGTTGCTTCCTCCAACTTTAACAATCGAGTTAAGGCTGTTCAGCTTATACGATACCTGGGCATCGATTGTGGATACCGCAGGAACGGTTCCATCTGCAAAAGAAGAAACCCATCTGAACTCATCCTGCCATCTCCAGGTCACGTTGAAACCCAGACTTTCGGTCAGACTTCTGTTGCTTAAACCAACATTAACTTTATGCTCCGGAGTGTTATAGTCGAAGATAAAGCCTTCATTCTGATCGGTAATCAGTTTATTCCAGTTGTAGTTTGCACTTACCTTAAAGTTGCTTGGCAAGCTATAGTCGAACCCAACTACAGCACCTTGCGATTCTACCTCGTTGTCAACATTGGTATACACCTGGAAGGTGTTAAGTGCTGAACCGGACAATAGCAGTGGCGCCGTTTGTGCAGTCAATGGCAGAATTTCACTATCCTGTATAACTCCATCACTGTTCTGATCCTGGTTGATCTGACGTACGCGGAACTGAGCAATAAAATCGTTATAGATATTGTAGTAATAAGCCATGTCGAAGAATAATTTATCTCCTAACAGACCTTTATATCCAATCTCAAACGTCTGGATTTGCTCTGGCTTAACGGGCTCAAAGTTATTGTAAGGTACCAGTTCTCCCGCTGCAGCAGGATTTCCTGCTAATACTTGCGTGGTGAAGTCCTGAACACTTTCCAAAGTGAAGGCACTCTGAGTAATGTTATACTTATCCGTGAGGAAAGGCAGACCACCTAATAATCGGGCCGTAAGTACATTCAAGTCGATGTATTGCCCCTGTGTAGTCGGGTTGCGGAAACCGGTTTGGTATGAAGCCCGCAGGTTTTGATTATCAAAGGTGTTAATCACCGTTGAAATACGTGGGTTAAACTGCCCATCGAAGTTCTCATTCTTATCATAACGCAGAGAACCGATCAGTTTAATCCGATCCTCCATAAAGGATTTAGAACCCTGAACAAACCCACCAAACTCGTTAATCTCTACGCCACCGTCATCATCAAAGATGGTTCCATTAGAGCGCAGTTGATACTGTCTGAAGCTCACACCAGCCTGAAGATCCATAAAATCTATTTCATTTTTGAAGTTGTACTGTCCTTCAGTGTGTAGGAAGCGGGACTGATCATCGAAAAGAGCACCATTAGGTACTACATTTTGAAGAGCTGTATTCTTAGCGTTGTTAAAAGCATCAGAACCAGGTGCAAAACGGTTTGCATCGGCTGCTGCCCGGGCTGCTGCATGGAATTGACTCACTACTGCCGTGTTACTCAGGATAGCGTTAACCGTAGCTTGGTTGTACGAAGGGTCGCCTCCCTGAGCTTGGGCTGCCGCTTGAATAAGCCCGCCGGCAAACGTACCGCCATAGGCTCCATACCATTGTGAGGTATTCAGATACTGATCATTAATAGAAAATCCAACAAAATCAGCGATGTAAGAATCTCCGGAATTTTCAAAAGTTCCGTAAGCCTTCACCATGAAGTTATCGCCTTCAAGCTGAATCTTGTGCTGGGAGATATTAAAGTTCTTCAGGCTGTAACGTTGAGCTCCACTGTAAACCGAAGTTCCGTAACCGTAATTAAAGGTATAGCTGGCTTCAACAGCATCATTCAAACGGTAGTGTAAAGATGTTCCGAGCTTCAGGTTTTCAGCTCCACTGTCAACGAGATATTCTTCCCGATATCCTGTCCTGGCAACCGGCTGGGCTGGCAACGCCGCTAAATATTGTTCAACTTCGTTTTCCGGTACACCTGTTTGGGCCGAAACGTTTTGTGCGATTTGTGTTCGGGTAGGTCCGGGCAGGCCCAATAATGCAATATTGAAGGTACCATCATCTCCGTAGGTATGAACTCCGTCATAGGCTGGGTTGTTCGCAAAACCGTTATTCAGGGATGAATTTTTGTCGGAATAATTAATACCTCTCCAGTCTTCAGCCTTCGAGTAAGAGAAATTCACTTTAAAAGCGAATTTGTTATTAAATGATTTGGCATAACGAATCGCCGTTTCAAAAAGCGGCTGTGCATCTTCCGGTTCACCTAATGTTGGACGGCTGTCAAGATGATTTACCCCTGATTTAACCATAACGCTTAAGCCGGGATAGTTAAATGGGTCCTTGCTGTTCACCAACAGAATACCGTTAAAAGCATTTGGCCCGTATAGTGCGGAAGAAGCACCCGGGATAAATTCCATGCTCTCTACATCTAACTGAGAAGGGCCATTCAAATTCCCGATGGGGAAGTTAAGCGCCGGCGCCTGGGTGTCCATTCCATCGGTTAACTGCACCATTCGTGTGTTACCGGTAGAATTAAATCCCCTTGCGTTCACAATCTGAAAGTTGATACTGCTGGTAGTCATATCAACACCTTTAAGGGTGCTAAGCGCTTTGTAATAATCATCGGAAGCAGCTGTTCTGATCTGAATTGCATCCTGGCGCTCGATCGTAACCGGTGCTTCTAAAATACTTTCCTCAACCCTGGAAGCCGAAACAACAAGGTCGCCACCCGAAATGGTTTGTTCTTCCAGAACAATTTCAAGATCTTCAACAACGGCTTCGGTTATTTCTACTCGCTGAGATGTAAATCCAACAATAGATACAATAAGCGTTAATGGAGGATCTTGCTGCGCGGTTAAACTAAAGGTGCCGTCAGGACGCGTAGAAGTCCCGATTACTTTACCGTCAACCCTGATGTTAACCCCGGCTAATGGCTCACCATTTACATCAGTGACTATTCCCGATATTACTGTTTCATCTTCTATGTTCGATGCGTACGTAACTGTGCTACACACGCAAAAGATAAGTATCATACACAAGGTAAATACTCGTTGAATCATGTTGCTCATTGTATTGATCCTTTTGATTATGGTTAGAGAGGCCAACTATTTATACCGTCTGTAAAATAAGTCCATATTCATGGAAACTCGTATTTTGGCCGAACTTTTATATAACACCAAATAAAAGTCTGTTTTTGGGATAAATGCAAGCGCTTCCACTACTTTTTATTTATGCATCATTGCTTTGCTTCTCTTATCCTTAGCAGAACTTTACCTACACCCTTTAAGGACAGTATTCATGAATGTTTCAGTAAAATCAATTTTTAAATTTCTGCAGATATTATTTCTTGCTTTTCTTTTATCTAATTGTGAGTCAAAGGTTAAAAAGAACGCCTCTGATTCTGCAGAACCGGTTTCTTACCTGGCCCTTGGCGACTCGTATACCATTGGCACCGGTATTGATCAGACAAATAATTATCCCAACCAGTTGGCTGATTCTCTTTCAACACTTGGCTTTCAAGTTGATACCACTCAGATTATCGCCACAAATGGCTGGACTACAACCGATCTTAAAAATGGGATTGCTGAGAACAAACCACCGTCTGATTTTGACCTCGTTTCTTTATTAATAGGAGTAAATAATCAATATCAATGGCTGGATATTGAGCTATATCGAGCGGAATTCCGTGAATTACTGGAGCAGGCTGTTGAATTTGCCGGTGGGAAAAGTGAGAATGTATTTGTTATCTCTATTCCCAATTATGGTGTAACCCCTTTTGCCCAGTCTAAAGACCCTGAAACCATTCGCAGAAAAATTAAAGAATACAATAACATAGCTGAAGAAATCAGTAATGAATTTGATATTTTATTTATAAATATTACCCCAATATCAGAAATGGCAGCTAATGACCTTTCATTGTTAGCTTCCGACGAGCTCCATCCATCCGCAAAAATGTACAGCATGTGGATTGAGGAGATGTTACCAACAGTAACTCAAATTATAGAACCATGAAAGCCGAATTTAACCTCACCCACCTTTCAGCTTCCAAAGATCCTTTAACCGATCGGATCACATTCACCGAAACCATCGAATTCAGACTTTGGATGGCAGTCGCTGTACTTAGTTATCTGAGTTTTCATCTCTTCAGCTTACTTGATATTGAATTGGCAGGATGGCAGCAGATGCTTCTTGCTGCAGGTATGGTAGTAGGTTATGGATTCGCATTTATGGGAGTGCTGTTCAGAAGCAGCGCAGGGAAAGCGGCAATATCAAAGGATGAAATCAGGCTATATCCCACAAAAAAAAAGAAAAATTTCCAGATGTTCCTATTCCTGTCACCAAAGAATCCGAGATCAAAGTTTATGTAGTCCAGAAACTCAACTGGTTCACCCCTAAAGCTATCTTACATTTTTCTGTTTCTAATGAAGGTCATGAGAATGAATTCACAATAAAATTGGGGAACAAAAAGAGTAAAGAACAATATTTGGAGTTGTTGGAAGGTTGGTACAGAAGCGGATATTCTTTAGAGGAGTATGACATTACAGGTAGCCGAATTTTTAAATTAGACCGAGGAAAATCGTATGCAGACATTCAAAAAATCAAAGCCGAATATGGTATCAGCTGGTAAAAAACTCTCAAAAATCACCCTTGTTGTTTCCATGATGTTTCTGGGCTTTGGCGAAAAAGCTTCCGCCCAAAATAACCCGGACGAGCGAACCATTACCATAAATATGAGTTCATCTGAACTATTGCCGGCCGACCTGATTATCTTTAATGTGAATATTAACGCGGAGGCCGAAACTCCCCAGGAAGCGTATCGAGTTCATAAAGAAAGGGAATCTCTTTTAGCTAAACTATTAAAGCAGAATAAGATCGAGGAAGAAGATATTGATTATGAACCTATTCGTATGAATAAGGTAAGTGCAAACTATCGCAACCAGGATGATTCTAAGGTTACACGAACTAATCAATCTGTAAGCCTTACTTTTAGCGACTTTTCTATTTATGAGAAGATTCAAGTCGCGTTAATTGAAAATGGCTTTGATTCTTTTAACGGGCAATTTTCTTCTACCGAAATTTCTAAAGGCAAGGAACAGGCTTTGATAAGTGCCATCGAGTCAGCAAAGAAAAAAGCTGAGCTCATTGCTAAAACTTCCGGGGTTACATTGGGCAAAGTTCAAACCATCAATTACTCCGACCATCAAATCGGAATACCTCAAAAGTCCAGTCTTATGTCTATGGAGGCCATGAGAAGCGATGCCTCTATGATGGATTTTAGCCAAACAGTTTCCGTAACTGCCAACATAAACATCTCTTTTAATATTGAATAAGTAAGAAAATTGTCATCCCGGGCTTGACCCGGGATCTCTACGTGCTCAGATCCTGAATCAAGTTCAGGATGACTAAGAATTCACGGCTCAACGGCATTAACAGCTTCAAAATATTCAGCAGCTTTAGTCAGCCCCTCTTGTCCGTTCATTTCTACATACCAGTACTGCTCGATTACCCCTTTCTCACTTTGCATAAGCAGCTGCATAGTTCCCTGTGATTTGTGTTCAGCAATCACCCAGTTTCCGATAATGTTATAATTCATCCGGTCATTCACACCAAAGGTTTGGTTTCGGTTAAACTCAAATACCTGTCCCGGCATTACTTTGGTTTCCGGATGTCCCTCCAGCTGAGTAAAGGAAACACCGGGATCTTCTTCTCCCCTTCGTATAAAGGCTTCCAATGCAATAGGTCGATCTGATTCCGGTAAGGTTTTCAGGGCTTGAAGAGCAATTACAGCTGAAGCTTTATGATGTCCATGCGTGGTTTCATAAGGAAGCATTAGAAACAGAAAATCATAGCCCCCCTGCTGCATGATGTTGGCAAGCTTTGTCCGCGCCCAATCCGTATTCCATTTTTCCAGGGGAATACTCACATCTTCGGTATACTCAAAATCCGGCTGGTCCAGAAAGAAGTAATTCCGGATTCCAACAATATTTCCCCCGGCCATTAGCTCCTTCTTCCTGATTCCGGGAAGCCACGCCCGTCCCACTTCCTCCTTATCCAATTCCTTTCCATAAATATAATTTCCAAGGGTTGAGTATGTATAACCTCCTTCGCCATTGGTTAGAAGTGCCAAATCAACAACTCCATTTAGTAACCTGGTAGTCTTAAAAATAGTGGCTGAGAAGAGCGCATCGTCATCAGGATGGGCGGTTACTAACAGGACTTTGGGTTGATAATTGAGGAGGGTATCCTGGGCATTTATATTGAAAAATAAGATCAGGAATGTACAGATTGTAAAAAGTAGCTTTTTCATAAATGAAGTTTTGTTTCAATAAACTTTATCAAAATAGAAACTGAAACCCTCTAAATCAGAGGCTTTTTAAATGAAATCTTTACAAATATTCCTTCAACACATCCCAAACCGTTTCCGCAATAATTCCATGTCCTTTTGGGGTGGGATGAATGCCATCTCCCTGAATCAGTTCTTCACTCCCTCCCAGCTTATCCATGATTAAGGGAATGAGAGGCAGATCGTTTTCCTCAGCCAGTTCCGGATAAATAGTCTGAAATTCTGAGGTATACTCCTGCCCGAGGTTTGGAGGAACTTGCATTCCAGCTAAAATGATCTGTCCATTCGGGTTTTTCCTTTGGTATTTATCGATGATGGTTTGAAGGTTTTCCTTTGTTGAACTTAAGTCAATTCCTCTCAATCCATCATTTCCTCCCAACTCCAGCACCATAATGTCGATGTGTCTGCGTAGAATCCAGTCGATGCGGCGCACACCTCCGGCTGAAGTTTCTCCGCTCAAGCCACCATTAATCACTTCATAGTTCAGGCCAAGTGAATCTATTTTCTCTTGTATCAATGCCGGAAAAGCCTGTTCCTGCTGAACGCCAAGGCCAGCGGTAATACTATCCCCGAAAAAAAGAATGGTTTTTGTTTCGCTATTCTGGGCTGATACCAAAAATGAAAAACTTGTTAAAAAGGCTATCGCAATTATCAATTTCTTAATCATAGACAACAATTTGAATTATATCTCGTACTTTTCTCAAGATTTTACGGAATGTTAGAAGGCAATTCCCTTGTTAGTTTCGGTATCACCAAAAATAAGAAACGTGTCAAATATACTCGAAGTTCATCAGTTATACCGCAAGTTTGAAAGCGGCTCAAAAATATTAACCGTCGTAGACGATATTAACTTTTCCATTGAGGAAGGTATTTCCTGCGCTATAGTCGGGCCTTCCGGTTCTGGAAAAACAACCTTGTTGGGTTTATGCGCCGGATTAGACCGTCCCAGCTCAGGAAGTGTTTCCCTAAACGGGATTCCTTTAAATCCCCTCAACGAAGACGAACGCGCTCAGGTCCGAAATCTGCATGTGGGATTTGTATTCCAAACCTTTCAGCTTGTTCCTACCCTAACCGCTGTTGAGAACGTAATGGTTCCGCTGGAATTGCGTGGAGAAGCAACACAGGAAGTTCGTGAGCGGGCCATAGAGTTACTTACAAGCGTTGGACTTGGCGATCGAACCCATCACTACCCTACACAGCTTTCGGGTGGAGAACAGCAGCGTGTAGCCATTGCCCGTGCATTCATTAATCAGCCAAAAATCCTATTTGCGGATGAACCCACCGGCAACCTGGATACCGAAACCGGAGAGTACATTGAAAAGCTGATTTTTGATTTAAATGAACAGCAAGGTACAACCCTGGTTTTAGTTACTCATGACCTGGAACTAGCCAAAAAATGTGACCGCATTATCAAACTTAGAAATGGTCAGGTTTACGAAGATAGTTTTGCTGAGCAACAACCTGAAGCCGTAGCCAAATAGTCCATGAGTAAGAAAAATTCTATGTGGTGGACTTTCAAAATGGCGTGGAGGGATTCCCGTTCCAACCGATCTAAGCTTTTCCTTTTCATGGCGGCTATCATTGTAGGTGTTGCTGCCCAGGTAGCCATTACTTCTTTCAGAGATAACCTGAATACAAGTATTGAAAATCAGGCGAAGGAGTTACTAGGCGCTGATCTTGAAGTGGAACGAAACGCGCCTTTTCAGCCCGAACTACAAGAGGTGCTTGACTCCCTCGGCGGTGAAGTTACAACTGGTTTGGGTTTCAATTCTATGGCTTTCTTCCCAAAAACCGGAAACACACGTCTTTCTCAAATCACGGCTTTTGAAGGGAACTTTCCCTACTACGGAGACTTAGTCACCGAACCTGCTTCAGCAGCAGATGTTTACCAGGAAAATCAGTCCGCTTTGGTGGATGAACCTATAATGAGATTATTCGGAATTGAACCGGGAGATTCCGTAAAAATCGGTCAGGTTACCTACAAAATCGAGGGAGCTATTATTGAGATTCCCGGTCAGCCTGTAGCGGCTTCTTTCTTCGGCCCTCGTATTTTTATTCCTAAACAAGGGGTAGAAGAAACCGGGTTACTTCAAAGGGGTAGCCGGCTTGAGTATATCTCCTATCATAAGTTCCCGGAAGGTACCGATATGGCCTATGTAGATGACCGGCTTGATCAGCTCAGGGACGAACAAAACCTGCGTTTTGGTTATGATACCGTTCAAGAGCGTGAGGAAGAAGTTGGAGAGGCCATCCTATACCTGTCTAATTTTCTGAATTTAATTGGCTTTATTGCTCTTTTATTGGGAGGAATTGGAGTTGCCAGCTCAATATTTGTTTACATCCGTCAAAAAATTAACACGGTGGCTGTGCTTCGTTGTGTAGGTGTGTCCTCTAATCAGGCGCTATCAATTTATCTCATTCAGGCCACGGCAATGGGTTTCATTGGTTCTGTACTTGGGGCCATTCTAGGCTCGATTGTACAGCTATATCTGCCCGTATTAGTGCAAGACTTTCTTCCTGTAAATATTGAATTATATGTATCATGGGTTTCTATTTTTATTGGAGTGGGAACGGGTGTGATTATCTCCATTTTGTTCGCCCTTTTCCCTCTGCTTGCAGTGAAGAAAATATCGCCCTTGTTTTCGTTGCGTTCTGTAGAAGTCAATCTATCCGGACTTCTTCAAAGTTCTACTAAAATTATTCTGGGCGTGATTCTGGCTGTTTTCATCACTGCTTACGCATGGCTGATGCTAGGCGAGCTCTTACCCGCTCT from Gracilimonas sp. encodes the following:
- a CDS encoding PIG-L family deacetylase, whose amino-acid sequence is MKKLLFTICTFLILFFNINAQDTLLNYQPKVLLVTAHPDDDALFSATIFKTTRLLNGVVDLALLTNGEGGYTYSTLGNYIYGKELDKEEVGRAWLPGIRKKELMAGGNIVGIRNYFFLDQPDFEYTEDVSIPLEKWNTDWARTKLANIMQQGGYDFLFLMLPYETTHGHHKASAVIALQALKTLPESDRPIALEAFIRRGEEDPGVSFTQLEGHPETKVMPGQVFEFNRNQTFGVNDRMNYNIIGNWVIAEHKSQGTMQLLMQSEKGVIEQYWYVEMNGQEGLTKAAEYFEAVNAVEP
- a CDS encoding arylesterase, coding for MIKKLIIAIAFLTSFSFLVSAQNSETKTILFFGDSITAGLGVQQEQAFPALIQEKIDSLGLNYEVINGGLSGETSAGGVRRIDWILRRHIDIMVLELGGNDGLRGIDLSSTKENLQTIIDKYQRKNPNGQIILAGMQVPPNLGQEYTSEFQTIYPELAEENDLPLIPLIMDKLGGSEELIQGDGIHPTPKGHGIIAETVWDVLKEYL
- a CDS encoding ABC transporter ATP-binding protein, with product MSNILEVHQLYRKFESGSKILTVVDDINFSIEEGISCAIVGPSGSGKTTLLGLCAGLDRPSSGSVSLNGIPLNPLNEDERAQVRNLHVGFVFQTFQLVPTLTAVENVMVPLELRGEATQEVRERAIELLTSVGLGDRTHHYPTQLSGGEQQRVAIARAFINQPKILFADEPTGNLDTETGEYIEKLIFDLNEQQGTTLVLVTHDLELAKKCDRIIKLRNGQVYEDSFAEQQPEAVAK
- a CDS encoding FtsX-like permease family protein, producing the protein MSKKNSMWWTFKMAWRDSRSNRSKLFLFMAAIIVGVAAQVAITSFRDNLNTSIENQAKELLGADLEVERNAPFQPELQEVLDSLGGEVTTGLGFNSMAFFPKTGNTRLSQITAFEGNFPYYGDLVTEPASAADVYQENQSALVDEPIMRLFGIEPGDSVKIGQVTYKIEGAIIEIPGQPVAASFFGPRIFIPKQGVEETGLLQRGSRLEYISYHKFPEGTDMAYVDDRLDQLRDEQNLRFGYDTVQEREEEVGEAILYLSNFLNLIGFIALLLGGIGVASSIFVYIRQKINTVAVLRCVGVSSNQALSIYLIQATAMGFIGSVLGAILGSIVQLYLPVLVQDFLPVNIELYVSWVSIFIGVGTGVIISILFALFPLLAVKKISPLFSLRSVEVNLSGLLQSSTKIILGVILAVFITAYAWLMLGELLPALFFTLGLAVCLLLLTGFAKLIMKASRKFLRAGFSYELRQGLANLYRPNNQTTTLLLTFGLGVTMISSLYLTQDMLLDQINFGGQQDLPNLALYDIQYDQNEGVNEIIRSSGHELLQNVPIVTMRIQGVNGYTNAEWDEDTTRNASGWALNREYRSTYRDSLLPSETLVKGEWIGNVENMEEPFPISIEEDQRDNLAIDIGDTLTWNVQGIPIQTYVASTRTVKWDQPQPNFFVVFPSGVLESAPQFFATTVNTTSREASLSLQQDLVQSYPNVSAIDIGQVLETVRNFIDKVTFVIQFIGLFSIITGLIVLAGSASTSRFQRIWEAVLLRTLGAAKKQVIKIQVIEYVLLGVMASITGLILSLGASTLIGYFYFEIEFVPNFFIIGVEILILTALVLLIGLLNTRGVHNKPPLEVLRAEAA